A segment of the Marinitoga hydrogenitolerans DSM 16785 genome:
TTAATATAACTAATAAAATGTTGGATATAGCAAAATCCATATCCTAGCTTATCTTTATATTATTTGCTTAATCGTTAAAACATTAAACGTTCTACTTTTTACTCTGCAAATCCACAACATAATGGTAATATTAATAACAAAACTCCCCCAAAAATGGGGGAGTTTTGTTATTATTAATGTATTTTTTGAGGAAATCTAAGCTCTACAGTTGTCCCTTCTCCGACTTTAGAATCGATACGTATTCTACCTTTTAGCTTTTCTATTAATTTCTTTACTATAGCTAAACCCAAACCGCTTCCAGGCTTATTTTTCGCTAATCTAACAAAGGGCTTAAATACATCTTCCAACTTATCTTCAGGCATTCCTGGACCACTATCTTTTACAATAATTATATATTCTTTTGTTTTTTCATCAAAATCTATGCTGACATTTACATACCCTTGATCTGTATATTTTATAGCATTACCAACTATATTAACCAAAATTTGTTTCATTTTAATCGGATCTGTTTCTATCATTTCAGGAATATTCTCTCCAAATTTGATATTTAATTCAACTTCAGGAGATAACTGTGGTTCAACAATAGAAATTGATTCATAAATAAGAAATTTCAAATGAACTTCTGAAATATTAAGTTCTTCTTCTCTATTTAGCTTATTAAATGTTGAAAGATCAGTAATTAATGAGTTCATATGTCTTGAACTCATATATATTCTTTTTACCAAATCTATTATTTCATCCTTTGTCAAATCTTTATTGCCTCTTAAAATACTTTCTGCATATCCTAATATTGCCGTTAACGGTGTTCTAACTTCATGCGTTATAAAACTTAAATATATACTATTTAATTCATTTGCATTTTTTTCTTCATCTCTTAGTGATTTCAAAGTTAAAAATGTTGATGCAAAACTACCAAAAATCTTTAATGATTTTTTTGCTGTCTCACTAAATCTTTTTAATTTGAAATTATCAATATAAATATGCCCTTTTACTTTGTTTCCAACTTTTAAAGGATATGCCAAAGTTATCATTGTTTCGTGTTTCGCATGAATAAGTTTTACATTATCTTGAAATAACTTTGATGGACTTGTAAATTCCTCAAAAGAATTTATCTCAATTATATCCATAGAATCAAGATATTTATGTATATAAGCATCTTCCAACGGAACAACAAGATTTTCAATAATTCCTTCTTTATAATTATATCCTGCTACTGCCCTATACAAAGTATTGTCTATCAACCAAATTGACCCAGCTTCTGCTTCTGGAATACTTTCAATTGCAACTGATAATAATTTCTCCATAAATTCCTTTTCGTTTTCTTCCCCTGTAAATCTAGAAGAAAGTTCTGCCATTAGTTCAAAATTAGATAAAATATCGTTTTCGCAATTCATCACCCTACCTCCATTTTTCTTTTTCTTTACAATTATAACACATTTTTTACACTTGTCAAATATAAAATGAAGAATTTTTCATAATAAAAAAACCGGGATTTTTCCCGGTTTTTTTATTCTATTATGTATTTTGTTCCATCTGGTGTATCTTTTAGTACTATTCCTATATTTTTCAGTGTATCTCTAATATAATCACTTAATTGAAAATTTTTCTCTTTCCTTAATGAATTTCTTACACTTATTATCAAATTCATCAATTCTTTTGTTTTTAATGTTTTTTCCTCTTTCGTGGGTAATTCAAATATTCCTAATATTGGACCAAACTCATTTCTAATTAAATGATATGTTTCTAAAACTCTTTTTTCATTATTTTCATCAAATGATTTATTCAATTCATTTGTTAATTCAAAAATTAACGCTATTGCTTTTGGAGTATTAAAGTCCAAAGCTAAATTTTCTATAAATTCATTAATCTTATCTTCCATATATTCTGATTTTGGTACATATGGAACATGATCGTTATATTTTTCTTCTACTCTTTTCAATGCCTCATTAACCCTTTTTACAGATTTTTTCTGTGCATTCAACCCTTCTTCTGTAAAGTCAAGCGGTGTTCTATAATGTTTAGACAAAATAAATGTTTTTATTGTATCAGGATCATATGACTTAACTAATTCTCTTACAAGCCATATATTACCTATAGATTTCGACATTTTTTCCCCAGAAAATTTTATCATTCCATTATGCATCCAATACTTTGCAAATGTTTTTCCATGTCTTGCTTCAGATTGTGCCTTTTCATTTTCATGATGTGGAAATACTAAATCATTTCCTCCTGCATGTATATCAAAAGAATCCCCCAAAAGGCAATTGGACATAACAGAACATTCAATATGCCATCCTGGTCTTCCATTTCCCCATGGACTTTCCCAATATGGTTCTCCTTCTTTAGCCTTTTTCCAAAGTGTGAAATCCAAAGGATTTCTTTTCTTTTCAGATATTTCAATTCTTGATCCTGCAATCATGTCCTTTGGATTTCTATGGGACAATTCTCCATATTTTTCGAATCTTGTTACATCAAAATACACATCACCTTGTGATTCATATGCAAAACCTTTTTTTATTAAATCTTCTATAAATTCAATTATTTCAGAAACATAATTGGATGTTTTTGGATGATAATTTGCTGGTCTGATTCTTAAATAATAAGAATCTTTCCAATATTCTACTATATATCTTTCTGCTACTTCTTCAAAAGGAACTCCTTCTTCGTTAGCTTTATTTATAATTTTATCGTCAATATCTGTAAAGTTTTGAACCATTGTTACTTTATACCCTATATACTCTAAAAATCTTCTAAATGCATCAAAAACTATCATAGGTCTTGCATTACCAACATGAATTAGATTATATATAGTTGGGCCACATACATACATTCTAACATGATTTTTTTCAATTGGTTCAAAATCTACTAATCCACCTTTAAGCGTGTCAAAAATTTTTACCTTTACCATTTTGCCACCACTCTTTCCAATCTCTGAAGGACTCTGCTCCTTCCAATTAAATGAATAGTTTTTACTAAATCTGGGCCTTCAAAAGAATCTGTTAATATTTTTCTTAATGACATATAAAAAGGTTTTTTCTTTGGTTTTGATTCTTTCATAGCTTCTTTTATATTTTTTAATATTGTTTCTACTTTCCAATCTGGGTCATTTAAAACTTTTTCGTATATTAATTTTATTGTTGATTTTACTCCATCTGCCTTTAAGAAATCTGTTAATTCTTCATTATCAAGATCTACTTCAAAATCCTTCAAGAATGTCTCTAATTTATCTGGAATTTGAGACAAATCTTCTACTGATTCTCTTACTATATCTATAGCTTCAGTTACCCATTTTTTATTATTTTCAAATTGCTCTTCAGTTAACAAACCTTTTTCAAGAATAAAAGGTTTTGAAAGCTTTACAATTCTTTCGAGATTTGCTTGTCTTATATATACACCATTCATCCATTTTAATTTTTCATTATCAAATATTGCTGGACTGGAATTTACCCTGTTTAAATCAAAATTTTCTATCATTTCGTTTAAAGTCAATATTTCTTTTCCTTCTGGATGTGACCAACCCAATAATGCCAAATAATTAACTAAAGCCTCTGGAAGATATCCTTTATTTCTAAACTCTTCTACAGATGTTGCTCCATGTCTTTTTGATAATTTTTTTCCATCCGGCCCTAAAATCATTGAAACATGTGCAAATTCTGGAATTTTTACTCCAAAAGCCTCATATAATGCTACCTGTCTTAATGTATTTGATAAATGATCATCTCCTCTTATCACATGAGTAATTTCCATTGTCATATCATCAATTACAACTGCATAATTATATGTTGGTAATCCATTGCTTCGCATAATTATAAAATCTCCTATAGCTCCTTCGCCAAATGTAACGGGCCCTTTTATTAAATCGTTAATAGAAAATGCTTTTCTTGGCATTTTAAAAAATACTACAGGTTTTAATCCTTTTTCTTCAAATTCCTTTTTTCTTTCTTCTGTGTTATATGGTTCTAATAACTCATATGAATAATGTGGTGGTTTTCCCTCTTTTGATAATTTTTCTTTTATCGCTTCCATTTCTTCAGGATAAACATAAGAATAATATGCTTTACCTTCATTTATCAATTTCTCTGCCATTTTTTTATATATATATTTTCTTTCACTTTGCCTATATGGTCCATATTCCCCTTTTACATTCGGGCCTTCATCCCAGTCTAAACCCAACCATGTTAAAGCATCTATCAATTGATCTTCTGATTCTTTTGTTGATCTTTCAATATCAGTATCTTCAATTCTCAATACAAAAACTCCATTATGTTTTTTTGCAAAAAGATAATTGTATAAAGCTGTTCTTGCACCTCCCACATGTAAAAATCCTGTTGGACTTGGTGCAAATCTTACTCTAACACTCATTTCTATATCCCTCCTATTAGTTTTGCTCTTGTATATGCTGCTATGGTTTTTGCATCTGTTATTTCATTATTCAAAATCATTTTTTCAAACTCTTTAATATTAATTTTTTTTACTTCTAAAAATTCATCTTCATCTAAATTCATTTCTGATTCCTCAAAATCTTTAACTAAATATAAATGAATTAATTCATTTGAAAAACCCGGTGTTGTGTGTATATATCCAAGATAGATCCATGTTTTTGCTTTTTTTCCTATTTCTTCTTCTAATTCTCTTTTTCCACATTCTAATGGCTCTTCACCTATTTCGTCAAATTTTCCTGCTGGTATTTCTAACAAATGCCTTTTGATAGGAAATCTATATTGCTCAACTAAATATACATAATCATCTTCAACTGGAAGTATTGCAACAGCACCAGGATGTACAACAAATTCACGTGTTGATTTTTTTCCATTTGGTAGTTCCACAATACTTTTTCTTACATCCAATAATACTCCTTTAAAAATCTGTTCTTCATTCAATTCTCTCTCTTCAAAATTCATATTTATTCCTCCTGTTTTAACACTAACACTGTTATATCATCATCTGGAAAATTAAAATCCAATAATGTTTCAAACTTCTTTTTAAAGTCATTTATAATTTCTTGAGGATGATTATATTTTTTTGACGTTAAAAATTCATATAATCTTTTTTCAGAAAAATTATCTATTTCCAAAATCCCATCTGTATAATAAATTATAAAAGAATCTTTATCTATAGTTTTATTATATATATTCAAATTGTTTCTGTCAATCAAACCGACTCCCATAGGAAATTCTGTTCTTGAATCATATTCTATTTTTTTATCTTTTTTCAAAAAAATTATTTCTCTATGGGCTAAATTTGCATATTCTATTTTATCTTTTGAAATTATTGAGAAAATACCAGTAAAATACATCCCATCAAAAAAATATTCTTTTGTATTTTCTTCCAATTTTAATATTATTTCTTTTAAATCTATTATTTCATTACCCTGTACTATCTGCTCAATTTCTTGACGTACTATTATAGATAAAAGCGCCGAAGTAACGCCATGACCAGATATATCATATTCATACGCAAAAACTCTATTATCACCTATAGGGACTACACCTATCATATCTCCAGACGTATTATGTGAAGATATATATATATAATCAAACATAACATTATTAATTTTTTTTATTTTTGGTAATAAATTTTTTTGAACATTCCGAGCAATTTTTAAATCCTTTTCATAACTTTCTAAAGTTTTTTTTAATTTTTTCTGGGCATTATAAAAATCCAAATGTTTTTTTATCCTCATTATGATTTCATAGGGGTGTGCAGGTTTTATTATATAATCAGATGCTCCAACTTGAAATGCCTTTTCTTTAATTTCTAATACATTTACCGTAGTTAAAAATATAATGGGAGTATCTGGTTTTAATGCTTTTATCTTTTCACAAACTACAATTCCATCTATTTCCTGAAGATTTTCTTCCAGTATAACAATATTTGGCTCATATAACTGAGCCATCT
Coding sequences within it:
- a CDS encoding NUDIX domain-containing protein, yielding MNFEERELNEEQIFKGVLLDVRKSIVELPNGKKSTREFVVHPGAVAILPVEDDYVYLVEQYRFPIKRHLLEIPAGKFDEIGEEPLECGKRELEEEIGKKAKTWIYLGYIHTTPGFSNELIHLYLVKDFEESEMNLDEDEFLEVKKINIKEFEKMILNNEITDAKTIAAYTRAKLIGGI
- a CDS encoding GAF domain-containing sensor histidine kinase produces the protein MNCENDILSNFELMAELSSRFTGEENEKEFMEKLLSVAIESIPEAEAGSIWLIDNTLYRAVAGYNYKEGIIENLVVPLEDAYIHKYLDSMDIIEINSFEEFTSPSKLFQDNVKLIHAKHETMITLAYPLKVGNKVKGHIYIDNFKLKRFSETAKKSLKIFGSFASTFLTLKSLRDEEKNANELNSIYLSFITHEVRTPLTAILGYAESILRGNKDLTKDEIIDLVKRIYMSSRHMNSLITDLSTFNKLNREEELNISEVHLKFLIYESISIVEPQLSPEVELNIKFGENIPEMIETDPIKMKQILVNIVGNAIKYTDQGYVNVSIDFDEKTKEYIIIVKDSGPGMPEDKLEDVFKPFVRLAKNKPGSGLGLAIVKKLIEKLKGRIRIDSKVGEGTTVELRFPQKIH
- the gltX gene encoding glutamate--tRNA ligase, encoding MSVRVRFAPSPTGFLHVGGARTALYNYLFAKKHNGVFVLRIEDTDIERSTKESEDQLIDALTWLGLDWDEGPNVKGEYGPYRQSERKYIYKKMAEKLINEGKAYYSYVYPEEMEAIKEKLSKEGKPPHYSYELLEPYNTEERKKEFEEKGLKPVVFFKMPRKAFSINDLIKGPVTFGEGAIGDFIIMRSNGLPTYNYAVVIDDMTMEITHVIRGDDHLSNTLRQVALYEAFGVKIPEFAHVSMILGPDGKKLSKRHGATSVEEFRNKGYLPEALVNYLALLGWSHPEGKEILTLNEMIENFDLNRVNSSPAIFDNEKLKWMNGVYIRQANLERIVKLSKPFILEKGLLTEEQFENNKKWVTEAIDIVRESVEDLSQIPDKLETFLKDFEVDLDNEELTDFLKADGVKSTIKLIYEKVLNDPDWKVETILKNIKEAMKESKPKKKPFYMSLRKILTDSFEGPDLVKTIHLIGRSRVLQRLERVVAKW
- the cysS gene encoding cysteine--tRNA ligase, translated to MVKVKIFDTLKGGLVDFEPIEKNHVRMYVCGPTIYNLIHVGNARPMIVFDAFRRFLEYIGYKVTMVQNFTDIDDKIINKANEEGVPFEEVAERYIVEYWKDSYYLRIRPANYHPKTSNYVSEIIEFIEDLIKKGFAYESQGDVYFDVTRFEKYGELSHRNPKDMIAGSRIEISEKKRNPLDFTLWKKAKEGEPYWESPWGNGRPGWHIECSVMSNCLLGDSFDIHAGGNDLVFPHHENEKAQSEARHGKTFAKYWMHNGMIKFSGEKMSKSIGNIWLVRELVKSYDPDTIKTFILSKHYRTPLDFTEEGLNAQKKSVKRVNEALKRVEEKYNDHVPYVPKSEYMEDKINEFIENLALDFNTPKAIALIFELTNELNKSFDENNEKRVLETYHLIRNEFGPILGIFELPTKEEKTLKTKELMNLIISVRNSLRKEKNFQLSDYIRDTLKNIGIVLKDTPDGTKYIIE
- a CDS encoding SpoIIE family protein phosphatase, encoding MVKILIIDENEDHRFFIKYIFSNENKVLKDLEFDEKFKIYEARDGIEGVKMAQLYEPNIVILEENLQEIDGIVVCEKIKALKPDTPIIFLTTVNVLEIKEKAFQVGASDYIIKPAHPYEIIMRIKKHLDFYNAQKKLKKTLESYEKDLKIARNVQKNLLPKIKKINNVMFDYIYISSHNTSGDMIGVVPIGDNRVFAYEYDISGHGVTSALLSIIVRQEIEQIVQGNEIIDLKEIILKLEENTKEYFFDGMYFTGIFSIISKDKIEYANLAHREIIFLKKDKKIEYDSRTEFPMGVGLIDRNNLNIYNKTIDKDSFIIYYTDGILEIDNFSEKRLYEFLTSKKYNHPQEIINDFKKKFETLLDFNFPDDDITVLVLKQEE